A region from the Streptomyces sp. 3214.6 genome encodes:
- a CDS encoding EamA family transporter, which translates to MPVHTSVSSQGSRGKGLGLGLAVGSAIAFGGSGVAAKPLIEAGLDPLHVVWLRVTGAALVMLPLAVRHRALLRTRPGLLAGFGLLGVAGVQAFYFASISRIPVGVALLVEYFAPALVLGWVRFVQRRPVTRAAALGVVLAVGGLACVVEVWSGLSFDAVGLLLALAAACCQVGYFVLSDQGSDSGDDAPDPLGVIAYGLLVGAVVLTVVARPWGMDWGVLAHTAGMNGADVPAWLLLAWIVLIATVVAYVTGVLSVRRLSPQVAGVVACLEAVIATVLAWVLLGEHLSAPQIVGGAVVLLGAFIAQSSAPAKGSPEPVAAGGPERELSARGTAA; encoded by the coding sequence GCGGCCAAGCCGCTGATCGAGGCGGGCCTGGACCCGCTGCACGTGGTGTGGCTACGGGTGACCGGCGCGGCCCTGGTGATGCTGCCGCTCGCCGTGCGCCATCGCGCACTGCTGCGCACCCGGCCGGGCCTGCTCGCCGGGTTCGGTCTGCTCGGCGTGGCCGGAGTGCAGGCGTTCTACTTCGCCTCGATATCCCGGATCCCGGTCGGCGTCGCGCTGCTCGTCGAGTACTTCGCGCCCGCCCTCGTGCTGGGCTGGGTGCGGTTCGTGCAGCGGCGGCCGGTGACGCGTGCCGCCGCGCTCGGCGTGGTCCTCGCGGTGGGCGGGCTGGCCTGTGTCGTCGAGGTCTGGTCGGGGCTGAGCTTCGACGCCGTGGGACTGCTGCTCGCGCTGGCCGCGGCCTGCTGCCAGGTCGGCTACTTCGTCCTGTCCGACCAGGGCAGCGACTCGGGCGACGATGCCCCCGACCCCCTCGGCGTCATCGCGTACGGCCTCCTGGTGGGCGCCGTCGTGCTGACCGTCGTCGCCCGCCCGTGGGGCATGGACTGGGGCGTGCTCGCGCACACCGCGGGCATGAACGGCGCCGATGTCCCCGCCTGGCTGCTGCTCGCCTGGATCGTGCTGATCGCGACGGTCGTCGCGTACGTCACCGGCGTGCTCTCCGTGCGCCGGCTCTCCCCGCAGGTGGCGGGCGTGGTGGCCTGTCTGGAGGCCGTCATCGCGACGGTCCTCGCGTGGGTGCTGCTCGGCGAGCATCTCTCGGCGCCGCAGATCGTCGGCGGCGCGGTGGTGCTGCTCGGCGCGTTCATCGCACAGTCGTCCGCTCCCGCCAAGGGCTCCCCGGAGCCGGTGGCCGCCGGCGGGCCCGAAAGGGAGTTGTCGGCCCGCGGCACGGCTGCCTAG
- a CDS encoding FMN-binding negative transcriptional regulator, with amino-acid sequence MLIHPWDAPREDAEWQQWLSVHDFGQLAVNGPPGEPPFVQPLHFAYDPDAGEAVTHLARPNPLWSALQANPAVTLSVVDDYVFVPGPWQAPPGAPAEHGTPTSFYTAVQLRCTAHIVDDPAAKADLLHRQLGHFQPEGGSARPTVGEEPYGRMLSGIRGIRLEVTAVRAKFKYAAHRPPETQDRIATGLAARGGPGDAAALAHLLRRRRT; translated from the coding sequence ATGCTCATCCATCCCTGGGACGCGCCTCGCGAGGACGCCGAGTGGCAACAGTGGCTGTCGGTCCATGACTTCGGCCAGCTCGCCGTCAACGGGCCGCCGGGGGAGCCCCCGTTCGTCCAGCCCCTGCACTTCGCCTACGACCCCGACGCGGGCGAAGCCGTCACCCACCTGGCCCGGCCCAACCCGCTGTGGTCCGCCCTGCAGGCGAACCCGGCGGTGACACTGAGCGTCGTCGACGATTACGTCTTCGTCCCCGGCCCGTGGCAGGCGCCGCCGGGTGCCCCCGCCGAGCACGGCACCCCGACGAGCTTCTACACGGCCGTCCAACTCCGCTGCACGGCGCACATCGTGGACGATCCAGCCGCCAAGGCCGATCTGCTGCACCGCCAGTTGGGCCACTTCCAGCCGGAAGGCGGCTCGGCCCGGCCCACGGTCGGCGAGGAGCCGTACGGACGCATGCTCTCCGGCATCCGAGGCATCCGGCTCGAAGTGACCGCCGTACGGGCGAAGTTCAAGTACGCGGCCCACCGGCCGCCCGAAACCCAGGACCGCATCGCCACGGGCCTGGCCGCCCGCGGCGGCCCGGGAGACGCGGCGGCCCTCGCCCACCTCCTGCGCCGCCGCCGGACATGA
- a CDS encoding aminotransferase class I/II-fold pyridoxal phosphate-dependent enzyme translates to MLGEYPIKGRRAADISASIEAAVGAGELSPGQLLPPMRELATALEVNPNTVASAYRTLRERGVIETDGRRGSRVRSKPATTGREAIRVEVPEGVRDAAAGNPDTALLPPLAPAFAWAAAQGDREPVLYGHAPVEPELARLARAELDADGVPDGPVAVASGSLDAIERVLAAHLRPGDTVAVEDPGWGSLLDLVPALGLRTVPVGLDDEGPLPDDVRRALEAGARALIVTDRAQNPTGAAVSAARARALRSVLRAHPGTLLVEDDHGHRIVDLPLHPLAGVTRHWAFVRSAAKAYGPDLRFAVLTGDDVTLDRVRGRQRLGPGWVSRIIQRAVLRLTADGAVDARAVAAAYGGRRDALIAALARRGVEARGRSGMNVWVPVPDETGAVARLLHAGWAVAPGARFRIASPPGIRITVSTLTQEETEALAEVIASAVGSSPLRNYAG, encoded by the coding sequence GTGCTAGGAGAGTATCCGATCAAAGGTCGGCGCGCAGCAGACATTTCCGCGAGCATCGAGGCGGCAGTGGGTGCGGGTGAGCTGAGTCCGGGGCAACTGCTGCCCCCCATGCGGGAGTTGGCGACGGCCCTGGAGGTGAACCCGAACACCGTCGCGTCCGCCTATCGCACCCTGCGTGAGCGCGGGGTGATCGAGACCGACGGCCGCCGGGGCAGCCGGGTGCGGTCCAAGCCCGCCACGACCGGGCGGGAGGCCATCCGGGTGGAGGTGCCGGAGGGCGTGCGGGACGCCGCGGCCGGCAATCCGGACACGGCTCTGCTGCCGCCGCTGGCGCCGGCGTTCGCGTGGGCCGCCGCGCAGGGCGACCGGGAGCCGGTTCTGTACGGGCACGCGCCGGTCGAACCCGAGCTCGCCCGGCTGGCCCGGGCCGAACTGGACGCGGACGGCGTGCCGGACGGACCCGTGGCCGTCGCCTCCGGCTCCCTGGACGCGATCGAGCGCGTCCTCGCCGCGCATCTCAGGCCCGGCGATACCGTGGCCGTCGAGGATCCCGGGTGGGGCTCGCTGCTGGACCTCGTGCCGGCGCTCGGGCTGCGCACCGTGCCGGTCGGCCTCGACGACGAGGGACCGCTGCCCGACGACGTACGCCGGGCCCTGGAGGCCGGGGCGCGCGCCCTGATCGTCACCGACCGGGCGCAGAACCCGACCGGCGCGGCGGTGAGCGCCGCACGCGCGCGTGCCCTGCGCTCCGTGCTGCGGGCACACCCGGGGACACTGCTCGTCGAGGACGACCACGGGCATCGGATCGTCGACCTCCCCCTGCACCCCCTGGCGGGCGTCACCCGGCACTGGGCCTTCGTGCGCTCGGCCGCCAAGGCATACGGGCCCGACCTGCGCTTCGCCGTCCTCACCGGGGACGACGTCACGCTCGACCGGGTCCGTGGGCGGCAGCGGCTGGGACCCGGCTGGGTCAGCCGGATCATCCAGCGGGCGGTGCTGCGGCTGACGGCCGACGGCGCGGTGGACGCACGGGCGGTGGCGGCTGCGTACGGCGGCCGACGTGACGCGCTGATCGCCGCCCTGGCTCGGCGGGGGGTCGAGGCGCGGGGGCGCAGTGGAATGAACGTGTGGGTTCCCGTGCCGGACGAGACAGGGGCCGTCGCCCGGTTGCTGCACGCGGGCTGGGCGGTCGCGCCCGGGGCGCGGTTTCGGATCGCGTCGCCGCCGGGGATCCGGATCACTGTGTCGACGCTGACGCAGGAGGAGACCGAGGCGCTGGCGGAGGTGATCGCCTCGGCGGTCGGGTCGTCGCCGTTGCGGAACTACGCCGGGTGA
- a CDS encoding DMT family transporter — translation MSPLSGLSGSASVSLPVRRALLYLIVAGAAWGTAGAAASLVYRTSDLGAVALSFWRCAAGLVVLLAARPLLRPRAATTTVPVPAPGLPRRRALRSTVMGLGLALFQTAYFAAVSDTGLAVATVVTLGAGPVLIALGARLTLGERLGRGGVLAVAGALAGLGVLFAGSGGSAVHPRGVLLALLSAAGYSAMTLLTRRWGRDGDADASATTVGAFAVTALCLLPFALVEGLVPHSAEPLRVLALLAYIAAVPTALAYALYFAGAAVVRSATVSVIMLLEPVSAAVLAVGLLGERLTATTLTGTSLMLASVAGLALAETRAAGPASA, via the coding sequence GTGTCCCCCCTTTCCGGCCTTTCAGGCTCTGCTTCTGTCTCCCTGCCCGTTCGGCGGGCCCTGCTCTACTTGATCGTCGCGGGCGCCGCCTGGGGTACGGCCGGCGCCGCCGCCTCGCTGGTCTACCGGACCAGCGACCTGGGTGCCGTCGCCCTGTCGTTCTGGCGCTGCGCGGCCGGGCTGGTCGTGCTGCTGGCCGCCCGACCCCTGCTGCGCCCGCGCGCCGCGACCACCACGGTGCCCGTGCCGGCACCCGGGCTGCCGCGCCGCCGGGCACTGCGGTCCACGGTCATGGGCCTGGGCCTCGCGCTCTTCCAGACGGCGTACTTCGCGGCCGTGTCCGACACCGGACTGGCCGTGGCCACGGTCGTCACCCTCGGTGCGGGGCCTGTCCTCATCGCGCTCGGCGCCCGGCTGACCCTGGGGGAGCGGCTCGGCCGCGGCGGGGTACTCGCCGTCGCCGGGGCGCTCGCCGGACTGGGGGTGCTGTTCGCCGGCAGCGGTGGCTCGGCCGTCCATCCCCGAGGTGTGCTGCTCGCGCTGCTGTCGGCGGCCGGGTACAGCGCGATGACCCTGCTCACCCGGCGCTGGGGCCGCGACGGCGACGCCGACGCCTCTGCCACCACCGTGGGGGCGTTCGCCGTCACCGCCCTGTGTCTGCTGCCGTTCGCCCTGGTCGAGGGGCTGGTGCCGCACAGCGCCGAACCCCTGCGGGTGCTGGCACTGCTGGCGTACATCGCGGCGGTGCCCACGGCTCTCGCCTACGCCCTCTACTTCGCGGGCGCGGCCGTCGTACGGTCCGCGACCGTCTCCGTGATCATGCTCCTCGAACCGGTGAGCGCGGCGGTGCTGGCCGTCGGCCTCCTCGGCGAACGCCTCACCGCCACCACCCTCACCGGCACGTCGCTGATGCTGGCCTCGGTCGCCGGCCTGGCCCTCGCGGAGACACGGGCCGCCGGTCCGGCGTCGGCCTGA
- a CDS encoding pyridoxamine 5'-phosphate oxidase family protein, translating into MQGSPETTTQAAAYLPTDRTIPTRSAERASYDKDLVHAILDEGYVCHLGFVRDGTPVVLPTLYGRAGETLYVHGSTGSRPLRMTGQADPGLAVCLTVTHVDGLVLARSAFHHSINYRSVVVHGIAHDVTDPQEKLTALDALVDHVVPGRAADARPANKKELAATAVIRLDLNEVSAKTRTGGVNDEPEDLALPHWAGVLPLRKGYGTPLPEADLAPGTELPGYLTVL; encoded by the coding sequence ATGCAGGGGTCCCCGGAGACGACGACACAGGCCGCCGCCTACCTTCCGACCGACCGCACGATCCCCACCCGGAGCGCGGAGCGGGCCTCGTACGACAAGGATCTGGTGCACGCGATACTCGACGAGGGCTACGTCTGCCACCTCGGCTTCGTCCGCGACGGCACGCCGGTCGTGCTGCCGACGCTGTACGGCCGGGCAGGCGAGACGCTCTATGTGCACGGCTCGACGGGCTCGCGTCCGCTGCGGATGACGGGACAGGCGGACCCGGGGCTGGCCGTGTGTCTGACGGTCACTCATGTCGACGGGCTGGTGCTGGCCCGCTCGGCCTTCCACCACTCGATCAACTACCGCTCGGTCGTGGTGCACGGCATCGCCCATGACGTCACGGACCCGCAGGAGAAGCTGACGGCGCTCGACGCCCTCGTCGACCACGTCGTCCCGGGCCGGGCCGCCGACGCGCGCCCCGCCAACAAGAAGGAACTGGCGGCGACCGCGGTGATCCGCCTCGATCTGAACGAGGTCTCGGCCAAGACCCGCACGGGCGGCGTGAACGACGAGCCGGAGGACCTCGCCCTCCCCCACTGGGCCGGCGTGCTCCCGCTGCGCAAGGGCTACGGCACGCCCCTCCCGGAGGCAGACCTCGCACCCGGCACCGAACTCCCCGGCTACCTCACGGTGTTGTGA